A region of the Candidatus Zixiibacteriota bacterium genome:
TCTTTTTAGCGTCAATATTGTGATTATATTCACATACCGTACCTGCTGAAGCAAGTCAATGAAGTCGAATTGAAGGGTATTCATTAGAATAGAATCGGGCTCGTCTTAAAAGCTGGAAATCGATCTAATAATAGAGCTATATGATCCAATAAATGGTATTATTGGGAGTGCTCGAATATGTAATGTAAGATGTAATTAGTGGTATTTAATGAACGGTTAGAGATCTTTGTCTCGGAGAGGGCGATCAACTTGGGATATGGTGAAATGCTTCACAAACTGTAACAGCTCAGTGGGTCAATATATAAGCTGTCATATAACTAACGTGAGTTTAGTGAGGAGGGCAAAATTATGGGCAGTCTGCCGGTGGCGGACCACTGGAAAACATATAGTCGACCATGTGTATCAGATCGGTAATATCCGGATTGTCGGAGGCGCCTTCTCCGTTGATATTGGCTTCTTCCATGCAAGGAGGTGGAGGGCCGCCGTTGAATAAGTAATTGACCATGTAGACAAGGTCGCTGATTGAGATTTCCTCAGCCGGATCATTGTCGATATTGCCTCGTATAGGCGGGACACAACACCCCGAGTCACAGGCATCACCAACTCCGTTTCCATCGGTGTCGATCTGGTCCGGGTTGTAAGTATATGGGCAGTTGTCATTATCACAGGTATTGGCCGGGAAACCGGGATTGCCGTAACCGTCTCCGTCATAATCAGTACAGGTGTCACAGGAATCGCCTAAGCCGTCGGCATCGAAATCTTCCTGGCCGGGATTGTAGGTTTCGAGGCATATATCGCAGGAGTCACCAACACCATCTCCGTCCAGGTCTTCCTGATCCGGATTATAGATATCGGGGCAGTTATCGAGAGTGCAGGTAGTGGCGGAATACCCCGGATCACCGTAGCCATCGCCGTCGGAGTCGGTGCATTCATCGCAAAGGTCACCGATTCCGTCACCATCGGTATCTTCCTGCCCGGGATTGTAATTGTCGGGGCAATTGTCCGTTTCACAGGTATTTTCGGGAAAACCGGGATCTCCATAGCCGTCATTATCGAAATCGGTACAGACATCACAGGAATCGCCGAGGCCGTCGCCGTCATAATCCGACTGATCGGGATTATAGAGATCGTTGCAGTTGTCGCAGGCATTGCCGGCGCCGTCGGCATCGGAATCGGACTGGAGGGGATTGTGAGTGTAAGGGCAATTGTCGTCCGGGCACATATTTTCAGGATGACCGGGATCGCCAAAACCATCGTTATCAGAGTCAATACAGATGTATTCCTGCCAGTCTACGCGGGCGAAGAACAGGTCGTAAGCTCCTGCGATAGTATCCTGAAGGGCGCCGATCGGATCAATATCAATGGAGTTGGTGTATCCGGACCAGAATACATTGCGATTCTGGTCGACGGCCAGGCCATAACCGAAATCATAGCCGGTGCCGCCATAATAAGTTGAATAAGCTAAAGCACCACCATCCGGTGAAAAACAGGTCAGAAACGCGTCAGAACCGCCATCGAGGAGCGGATCAAAAGCTTCTTCGGTTGGGAAATCCATGGAAGTGGTGTTGCCGGTGACAAAAACATAGCCGTTTTCTGATATAGCAAGTCCTGAGATTACTTCATCGCCGGACCCACCCAGATAAGTACTGAAGCGAACCGTATCACCGGTTGGATTCAACTGAGTAACAATTGCCTTGTAATAGCCGGTAAAAGTGGCGTCATAAGCGTTGACGGTAGGATAAGAATTGGAATATGTGTACCCGCCTACGGTGGCTTGAGATAAGCTGTCCAAACCGATCGTCAGAAGGAAATCGTCTACCGCTCCTCCCAGATAGGTGCTATAGACCAACGAAGCGCCACCCGTCTCAAAACAAGTCACGAAAGCGTCACCGATATGGTTGCCGCCGGCGAAAGTGGGATAAGCGGCATTAAAGATCGGGAAGTCGGTTGAGGCTGTATAGCCGGTCAGATAAACACGCAGAGCCTCATCGACAGCCAGGGCTACGGCATAATCCTCATCAGTTCCGCCTATGAACGTGACATATTCAAGCGCTGAGCCGTCAGCCGCCATAACGGCATAATAACCATCTCGGGCGCCGTCGAGAGCGCCGTCGTAAGGTGTTCCGGCTGTGGGGAGATCTGCCGATTGGGTGTGACCGGCGAAGTAGATTTTAGAACCGGAATCCAGATCGAGCCCAATACAAACATCGTAGGCGCTGCCGCCGAAGTAGGTACTGAAAGCAAGGGCATCACCCGCCGGTGTCAACTTGGTTATAAATCCATCCTGACCACCGGCGTTAGTGCTCTGTAAAGCACCGACAGTGGGAAAATCGGTCGAGGCCGTAGCTCCGGCAATGATGGCTGCGCTGGTGCCGTCTACCTTGATCATAAAACCCTTGTCGTCGCCGTCGGAACCACCTAAAAAGGTACTGTAAATTACCGTATCACCGTCAGGGGATATTTTTGTTATGAAGGCGTCATAATTATCGAGGGCCTCGCCATGATAGACCGGATCGTACGGATCTATGAGTGGGAAGTCGACCGACTTGACATAGCCGGTTACATAGACATAGCCATCATCATCGAGTGCTAAGGCGCGGCTAATGTCATTACCCACGCCGCCAAAATAAGTGCTGAAAGTCAACACAGGGTCGATAACCAGAGGTTTACCGGTGTCATATAGGGGGGAGATGCTGAAGCCGAAGCTGTTGTCATCATATATGACGAATGAGCCCTCGACCGGAACTTGTTCCTCACCGTCGAATTGGTAGATGAGTGGCCGGTATTCGAAGAATTCGCCAAGCTCTGTTACAACTACCAGGTCACCGTCGGCCGAAAGGTAGAGTGAGTCAACACCGTAGTATCTCATTCTTATCGGGTCCGGTGAAACACCACTGCCGATTTCAAAATCGTATTCGAGACGCTTGTTACTGTTTTTGAATCGAAGATCGATGCCCGGATAAACATCGTCGTACAGGAGACCATCATAAGCCTGTACTCCCGTGACCCAATTGGCCGGATTATTAGTTCGGAAATAGTTTATATTGCCGCGGATTGCAGTCGTTCCTGCCGGACGGCTCAGGTCACCGTCTACAGGTTCCAGTCGTATCAGAACGTAGTCGACGGGATCGCCGGATTCCTCAACGTTAAATCCACTCTGATCAAAAGGATCGATTGGTAAATCTGAGACAGTTGAGTCGAATAACTGCAGGTAGACGCCGTATTGAGAAAACCAGATGGTTGAACGGGAAACATCGGCACGATAATCAATTAAGGACGAGAATTGACCATGGTTGGGAATAAAAAGCAGGTTACTCGCACATAATTCCAGAGCATCACCATCCAATAATTGCGGGGTGGCAACGGCATTGGCCGTTCCGCAAATGGATATGATTAAAATTATCAGATACGCCACAAGAACGGTGAGAAGTTTGGTTACTCTTTCCATTCGTTTCCCAAGATGCCAGATCATGGCGATGCTAAATGTTCCGGGCGGACAAATCCAAGATACCCTCTAACTGCTTCGAAGTCAACGAAAACCTTGATCAATGAGAATGCGATTATGGCATTCAAGCCTCTCTTCGCATTCCAACGAATCATTCTGGCTGCTCATTGGAGCAGTTTATATTCCGCTGCAGGTGAGCGGAGAGCCCTGCTGAAACATGAAATTAACAAGATAAACAAGGTCTGATATGTCTATGCTGCCTTCGCCGTTTACGTTCCCTGCAGACATAACCGGCGGCGGCGGACCTTGTGAAAACATCCAGGTTACAAGATAGACCAGATCGGATATGTCTGGTCCGGCCCCGCTGTTATTTATGTCTCCGCATACATAGCCACCTGTAATGGTGATCGACCCATCAGAGACATAAACATTGGCGGAGTCGAGATAACTATAGTAATTCCAATAAGGTACGATGGAATCATTCTCGCCTTGCGGTTCATAATACACTTCCCAGTCAAGACAAGTGTCTCCATCCCAGAGATTGCAAACGTAATAAGCGGTATCCAGCACGGAATCCCTGATAGTGCCGATCGAATAGCCGGATGGATCAGAGAAATTGAAATTGAACAACTGGTCATCGTTGATATTGATATTAACCGTTCTATCCGTTGTGGAATCCGGAATTTGATCGACATCTATGACAAGTATCAGAAGGGGAATATCATCGATTTGGGGAGCAATCCCCGGGGTGGTGGGAGCCGCCGGCAGGTTCGCAATGGCCGCAACTCTTACATCCAGAGGTTGACCGCTAACACTCCGGCTTTCGACATACTCCCAATTCTCAATCAGAGTGCCCTCAGTCACAATATCCGGTCGCAATTCAACCTTACCCGATTCACTGAGTTGGAACCAAAGGGCAAATCCGGCTACGGTGTCCTGGTAATTCTTAAAATAAACCGGAATCTCTAGTCCCGTCTCACCCGGCTGAGCGGTTGTATCGGGGACTGAAATATCAAGGATAGCTGAAACCTGGCTTTGTGAAATGCCAACAGCCAAGAGGATAAAAATGACCAGACTTGGCAATATCAACAATCTGTGTGTTTCTGATTTCTTGTTCATAGGCCAGATTATTCGACGGTCGTATTGGCCCGTCTTTCGGGTATTTTCACCACTTCTAGTAGTATTTCCAGATCGGTACGCCATAAACTAATACATCGACAGAATTAGGTCAAGCCTTCACAACGACTATCAGGCCAGTTGGATACAAAAAAACGGCCATCCCACCAGGGGATGGCCGCATAAATAGGTAAAATTACCAGGGGCAGTCAGGGGGACGTTCACCACCCTGGAACATATAGACTACAAGGTAGACCATATCACCGATATTAATATTCTCATTTCCATCACCATTAACATCGGCCTCTTCAAAGCACGGTGGCTCCGGTCCGTTACCGAACATGTAATCAACGAGATAAATCAGATCACGAACATCCGGTTGTTCAAGACCGTCATAGTTGACGTCGCCTCGGAAACCTTCGCAGCATCCGTCACAAACGTCTCCGATGCCGTCCTCGTCGGTATCGGCCTGGTCCGGATTGTAAGCCTCGGGGCAGTTATCACAGAGATCGCCCCAGGTATCCTCGTCAACATCTTCCTGACCGGGATTATATTCATCGGGACAGTTGTCGCAAACGTCACCGTAGGTGTCTTCGTCGATATCGTTCTGGTCATTATTGTAAATAGTCGGGCAGTTGTCGACATCGCCACAGACGCCGTCGCCATCCTGGTCATTGTAGTAATCGTCGGGGCAGGCATCGCAGACATCGCCGATACCGTCGCCGTCCCGATCGGCCTGGTCGTAGTTGGCGACTTCAGGGCAATTATCACAGGCATCGCCCCAGGTGTCGGAATCGGTGTCGGTTTGCAGGTTATTAGGCGTGTTCGGGCAGTTGTCACAAATATCGCCAACATCGTCTGAGTCGACATCTGCCTGTCCGGTGTTGGCGTCATTGGGACAATTATCACAGACATCGCCGACATCGTCTGAGTCTACGTCTGACTGATCAGTGTTGGCTTCGTTCGGGCAATTGTCGCAGACATCACCGTAGGTATCGTTGTCGACATCGTTTTGGTTGGTATTGGCCATATCCGGGCAGTTGTCGCAAACGTCTCCGACGTTATCGGAATCGCCGTCGGCCTGGTCGGTGTTGGCCACATCGGGGCAGTTGTCGCAAACGTCACCGTGGGTGTCGGAGTCGGCATCATCCTGCTCGGTGTTGGGATCGGTCGGGCAGTTGTCGCAGACATCGCCGACATTATCAGCGTCCACGTCGGACTGATCAGGATTGGCTTCTTCCGGGCAGTTGTCACAGGCGTCACCGTAGGTGTCGCTGTCGACATCGTTCTGGTCCGGATTATAGATGTCGGGGCAGTTGTCCTCGGGACAGGTATTGGCCGCGAAACCGGGATTGCCGAAACCGTCGTTGTCGGTATCGGTACATTCATCACAGGCATCGCCGATACCATCTCCATCGGTATCGTTCTGATCGTTGTTGACCACATCGGGGCAATTGTCGCAAACATCGCCGTAATTATCGCCGTCCGCGTTTTCCTGGCCGTTGTTGGGGACAGTAAGGCAGTTATCACAGACGTTTCCGACGTCGTCTCCATCAGTATCAGCCTGGTTGGTGTTGGAGACATCGGGGCAATTATCGCAGATATCACCGACATTGTCGTTGTCGACATCCTCCTGGCCGGTGTTGGCAATATCGGGGCAATTATCGCAAACGTCACCGACGTCATCGGAGTCGGCATCGTTTTGATTCTGGTTGGCTTCAGTGGGACAATTGTCGCAAATATCGCCGACATCATCACCGTCGGCGTCTTCCTGACCCGCATTCGGATCGAGGATACAATTGTCGCAGGCATCGCCCACGCCGTCGTTGTCAACATCCCCCTGGCCGGGATTGCTGACGTAAGGACAGTTGTCATCGGGGCAGGTATTGGCCGCGAAACCGGGATTGCCGAAACCATCATTGTCGGTGTCGGTACATTCGTCACAGACATCACCGATGCCGTCCCCGTCGGCGTCTTCCTGATACGGATTGTAGGTA
Encoded here:
- a CDS encoding SBBP repeat-containing protein; this translates as MERVTKLLTVLVAYLIILIISICGTANAVATPQLLDGDALELCASNLLFIPNHGQFSSLIDYRADVSRSTIWFSQYGVYLQLFDSTVSDLPIDPFDQSGFNVEESGDPVDYVLIRLEPVDGDLSRPAGTTAIRGNINYFRTNNPANWVTGVQAYDGLLYDDVYPGIDLRFKNSNKRLEYDFEIGSGVSPDPIRMRYYGVDSLYLSADGDLVVVTELGEFFEYRPLIYQFDGEEQVPVEGSFVIYDDNSFGFSISPLYDTGKPLVIDPVLTFSTYFGGVGNDISRALALDDDGYVYVTGYVKSVDFPLIDPYDPVYHGEALDNYDAFITKISPDGDTVIYSTFLGGSDGDDKGFMIKVDGTSAAIIAGATASTDFPTVGALQSTNAGGQDGFITKLTPAGDALAFSTYFGGSAYDVCIGLDLDSGSKIYFAGHTQSADLPTAGTPYDGALDGARDGYYAVMAADGSALEYVTFIGGTDEDYAVALAVDEALRVYLTGYTASTDFPIFNAAYPTFAGGNHIGDAFVTCFETGGASLVYSTYLGGAVDDFLLTIGLDSLSQATVGGYTYSNSYPTVNAYDATFTGYYKAIVTQLNPTGDTVRFSTYLGGSGDEVISGLAISENGYVFVTGNTTSMDFPTEEAFDPLLDGGSDAFLTCFSPDGGALAYSTYYGGTGYDFGYGLAVDQNRNVFWSGYTNSIDIDPIGALQDTIAGAYDLFFARVDWQEYICIDSDNDGFGDPGHPENMCPDDNCPYTHNPLQSDSDADGAGNACDNCNDLYNPDQSDYDGDGLGDSCDVCTDFDNDGYGDPGFPENTCETDNCPDNYNPGQEDTDGDGIGDLCDECTDSDGDGYGDPGYSATTCTLDNCPDIYNPDQEDLDGDGVGDSCDICLETYNPGQEDFDADGLGDSCDTCTDYDGDGYGNPGFPANTCDNDNCPYTYNPDQIDTDGNGVGDACDSGCCVPPIRGNIDNDPAEEISISDLVYMVNYLFNGGPPPPCMEEANINGEGASDNPDITDLIHMVDYMFSSGPPPADCP
- a CDS encoding thrombospondin type 3 repeat-containing protein — protein: MRGLLYRLMIALLALVCAGLAVAEDTEFIVDNVEGLTAAGRFPTDNVVTFNIRLTNNSGTNLKGFTNGLRFYSPEGATWTTVAADSTGVIGKSIFDLLFTINHRVTGSGADTVGFAGSIMFSTGLASPFSDIVYTVDVGPISDEYNGKTICVDSSYFPPSGLWKWVMFSKDYDQIPYWNGPLCYTIDACWDDPNDSDGDTWADACDNCPYVSNVDQADGDNDGYGDVCDNCPDIYNPDQADPDGDDRGSLCDNCPNNYNPNQNDSDDDGLGDACDACPNDPDNDIDGDGICGDVDNCVDTYNPYQEDADGDGIGDVCDECTDTDNDGFGNPGFAANTCPDDNCPYVSNPGQGDVDNDGVGDACDNCILDPNAGQEDADGDDVGDICDNCPTEANQNQNDADSDDVGDVCDNCPDIANTGQEDVDNDNVGDICDNCPDVSNTNQADTDGDDVGNVCDNCLTVPNNGQENADGDNYGDVCDNCPDVVNNDQNDTDGDGIGDACDECTDTDNDGFGNPGFAANTCPEDNCPDIYNPDQNDVDSDTYGDACDNCPEEANPDQSDVDADNVGDVCDNCPTDPNTEQDDADSDTHGDVCDNCPDVANTDQADGDSDNVGDVCDNCPDMANTNQNDVDNDTYGDVCDNCPNEANTDQSDVDSDDVGDVCDNCPNDANTGQADVDSDDVGDICDNCPNTPNNLQTDTDSDTWGDACDNCPEVANYDQADRDGDGIGDVCDACPDDYYNDQDGDGVCGDVDNCPTIYNNDQNDIDEDTYGDVCDNCPDEYNPGQEDVDEDTWGDLCDNCPEAYNPDQADTDEDGIGDVCDGCCEGFRGDVNYDGLEQPDVRDLIYLVDYMFGNGPEPPCFEEADVNGDGNENINIGDMVYLVVYMFQGGERPPDCPW